One Thioclava sp. ES.031 genomic window, CCTGCGATCCGCTCGATCCGCGGGCGCGGGAGTGTCTTCAGAACTACTATGCGGAACTCGCGGCCCGGTTCGAAGGCGGTTTCGATGTGAACCTGTCGAAAGACCCCGAGGCCGACGATATGCGCCCGCCCCGTGGCACTTTCCTGCTCGCACTGTCCGACGGGGTGCCGGTGGGCTGTGCGGCGCTGAAGGGCGGCGCGGACTATGCCGAGGTCAAGCGCGTCTGGATCGCCCCCGCCGCGCGCGGCCTCGGGCTGGCGCGGCAGCTGATGGAGGCGATCGAGGCGGCCGCGCGCGACTTGGGCCAGCTGCATCTGCGGCTCGATACCAATTCCGCACTGCCCGAGGCGGTCGCCATGTATCACCGACTCGGCTGGGACGAGATCGACCGCTTCAACGACGACCCCTATCCCGACCGGTTCTTCGAGAAGCGCCTACCCCCTTAGGAGCCCGCCCTCAGGAATAGGTGTCGAAGAAGCCATTGGGGATCAGCAGATCGTCCCGGCCCAGATCCTCGATCCGGCGCTCACCACAAAGCGCCATCGACGTGTCGAGCTCCTTCTGGATGACCTCCAGCGCCTTGGTCACGCCCGGCTCGCCCATCGCGCCCAGGCCGTAGACATAGGCGCGCCCGATCATCACGCCCTTCGCACCAAGCGCCAGCGCCTTGAGCACATCCTGACCCGAGCGGATGCCGCTGTCGAGCCAGACCTCGGTCTTGTCGCCGACCGCGTTGACGATCTTCGGCAGCATACGGATCGAGCTGAGCGCCCCGTCCAGCTGACGCCCGCCGTGGTTCGAGACCACGATCGCATCGGCCCCGGTCGCGGCAGCCATCTCGGCGTCTTCCTCGCTGAGGATCCCCTTCAGGATCACCTTGCCGCCCCACATATCCATGAGCTGCTTGATCCGGTCCCAGTTCAGCGACTGGTCGAACTTCTCCGCGGTCCAGGATGACAGCGAGGCGGGATCGGCGGCGCTGTCCACATGTCCCACGATATTTCCGAAGAAGCGTCGCTTGGTCTGCAGCATCTCGATGCCCCAGCGCCATTTCGTCGCGAGATCCGCCAGCACGGCGGGGGTGAATTTCGGCGGCGCGGTCAGGCCGTTCTTCAGATCCTTGTGCCGCTGGCCCAGCAATTGCAGATCGACAGTGATCACCAGCGCCGAGCAGCCCGCCGCCCGTGCCCGCTCCAGCACGCGCTTGTTATAGTCGTCATCGGTCAGCGTGTAGATCTGGAACCAGAAGGGCTGGCTGACATTCTCGGCCACATCCTCGATCGAGCAGATCGACATGGTCGACAGTGTATAGGGCACGCCGAATTTCTCCGCCGCCTTCGCCGCCTTGATCTCGCCATCGGCGCGCTGCATCCCCGTCAGCCCGACCGGCGCCAGCGCCACCGGCATCGCGACCTCCTGACCCAGCATCGTCGATGTCGTCGTGCGCCCCGTCATGTCCCGCGCGATCCGCTGGTTGAGCCGGATCTGCGCGAAGTCCTCGGTGTTATCGCGGAAGGTCTGCTCGGTGTACGAGCCGCTCTCCGCGTAATCGTAGAACATCTTCGGCGTGCGGCGCTTATGGAGACGTTTCAGATCGGCGATGGAGGTGATGACGGGCATGGGTGTTCCTCTCTCCGTGGTTAAGTTTCCTTACCAATCCCTCGAAATTTGCGCAATCACCCATCGCAAGGCTTGCAATCATGCGCGATCCGTTCCCATCTCGCCAAGCGAACACGAAAAGGAGAGCGGCGTGAACGAGATTTGGCTCGGCCTGATGGGCGGCATGGTGGCGGGCGTCGCAACGGCTGCCGGGGCGATCCCGGCGCTGCTCGGGCGCTCCATGAGCCAGCGCACCGCCGACACGATGCTGGGCTTCGCGGCGGGCGTGATGCTCTCGGCCTCGTATTTCTCGCTGATCCTGCCCGGCATCGACGTGGCCGAGACCATGTTCGGCTCGGTCTGGGTCGCCGCCGCCATCGCCGCAATCGGCATCGCCATCGGCGCGAGCTTCGTGGCCTGGCTGAACGCGACCCTGCCGCACGAGCATTTCACCACCGGGCGCGAAGGGGCCGATGCGGCGCAACTGGCGCGGATCTGGCTTTTCGTGATTGCGATCACGATCCACAACTTCCCCGAAGGCCTGTCGATCGGCGTGGCGTTCGGCGCGGGCAACGAGAACGGCTTCTCGGTTATGACGGGCATCTCGTTGCAGGACATTCCCGAGGGGTTGGCCGTGGCGGTCGCGCTGATCGGGCAGGGCTACACCCGCCGCAAGGCCTTCTTCGTCACTGCGATGACGGGGGCGGTCGAGCCATTGGGCGCGCTGGTCGGCGCGGCTGCGGTCTCGGTCTCCGGCGCGTTGCTGCCATGGGGGCTGACCTTCGCGGCGGGCGCCATGCTCTACATCATCAGCCACGAGATCCTGCCCGAAACCCACCGCAACGGGCATCAGAACCGCGCGACCGCCGGGCTTCTCTTCGGGCTGATCCTGATGATGTTCCTCGACGTGACGCTTGGCTAAACCCTCTTTACTTCCGCGCTGCCCCGGCGTAAGCGCAAACGCATGATCGCTCGGACCGCATATATCGCCCGTCCCCGACGTCGCCGCTGAAGCGCCTGACGTCCGATCTGCCGTGGCATGCCGCCACACCCTATCCCAAATCGCTGACCTTAGG contains:
- a CDS encoding helix-turn-helix domain-containing GNAT family N-acetyltransferase; protein product: MDAIAHIRRFNRAVTRQVGALNSSFLDRGRPLGSARVLNAIGRGQGDVAKLRQALALDSGLMSRLLRGLEAEGLVVVEDDPEDGRRRIARLTEAGQAEFAEYERLSDAQAADILSRHPDQSALLAAMDLIATALTRAEIEIVPCDPLDPRARECLQNYYAELAARFEGGFDVNLSKDPEADDMRPPRGTFLLALSDGVPVGCAALKGGADYAEVKRVWIAPAARGLGLARQLMEAIEAAARDLGQLHLRLDTNSALPEAVAMYHRLGWDEIDRFNDDPYPDRFFEKRLPP
- a CDS encoding alpha-hydroxy acid oxidase, which produces MPVITSIADLKRLHKRRTPKMFYDYAESGSYTEQTFRDNTEDFAQIRLNQRIARDMTGRTTTSTMLGQEVAMPVALAPVGLTGMQRADGEIKAAKAAEKFGVPYTLSTMSICSIEDVAENVSQPFWFQIYTLTDDDYNKRVLERARAAGCSALVITVDLQLLGQRHKDLKNGLTAPPKFTPAVLADLATKWRWGIEMLQTKRRFFGNIVGHVDSAADPASLSSWTAEKFDQSLNWDRIKQLMDMWGGKVILKGILSEEDAEMAAATGADAIVVSNHGGRQLDGALSSIRMLPKIVNAVGDKTEVWLDSGIRSGQDVLKALALGAKGVMIGRAYVYGLGAMGEPGVTKALEVIQKELDTSMALCGERRIEDLGRDDLLIPNGFFDTYS
- a CDS encoding ZIP family metal transporter, with the translated sequence MGGMVAGVATAAGAIPALLGRSMSQRTADTMLGFAAGVMLSASYFSLILPGIDVAETMFGSVWVAAAIAAIGIAIGASFVAWLNATLPHEHFTTGREGADAAQLARIWLFVIAITIHNFPEGLSIGVAFGAGNENGFSVMTGISLQDIPEGLAVAVALIGQGYTRRKAFFVTAMTGAVEPLGALVGAAAVSVSGALLPWGLTFAAGAMLYIISHEILPETHRNGHQNRATAGLLFGLILMMFLDVTLG